In a genomic window of Streptomyces roseoviridis:
- a CDS encoding methyltransferase domain-containing protein: MSHETAVYTHGHHESVLRSHSWRTAENSAGYLLPELRTGLDVLDVGCGPGTITADLAARVAPGRVTGVDAAEDVLVKARATASERGLDNVEFAVADVHALDFPDDSFDVVHAHQVLQHVGDPVQALREMRRVCRPGGVVAARDSDYGAFTWFPATPGLDAWQSLYRRVARANGGEPDAGRRLLSWARRAGFTDVTASASAWCFATPEERAWWSGLWADRTTESVYARLAVDGGHATHEDLASLAGAWRTWGEEDDAWFMVPHGEILCRV, from the coding sequence ATGTCGCACGAGACCGCCGTCTACACGCACGGCCACCACGAGTCCGTCCTGCGGTCGCACAGTTGGCGCACCGCCGAGAACTCCGCCGGGTACCTGCTCCCGGAGCTGCGGACCGGCCTGGACGTCCTCGACGTGGGGTGCGGGCCCGGCACGATCACCGCGGACCTGGCCGCGCGGGTCGCGCCGGGTCGGGTGACCGGAGTGGACGCGGCCGAGGACGTCCTGGTGAAGGCCCGGGCGACGGCGTCCGAACGCGGCCTGGACAACGTGGAGTTCGCCGTCGCCGACGTCCACGCCCTGGACTTCCCCGACGACTCCTTCGACGTCGTCCACGCCCATCAGGTGCTCCAGCACGTGGGCGATCCCGTCCAGGCGCTGCGCGAGATGCGCCGGGTGTGCCGTCCGGGCGGAGTGGTGGCCGCCCGGGACAGCGACTACGGGGCCTTCACCTGGTTCCCCGCGACCCCCGGCCTGGACGCGTGGCAGTCCCTCTACCGCCGGGTCGCCCGGGCGAACGGCGGCGAGCCGGACGCGGGCCGCCGCCTGCTGTCGTGGGCCCGCCGCGCCGGCTTCACCGACGTCACCGCCTCCGCCTCCGCCTGGTGCTTCGCCACGCCGGAGGAACGCGCCTGGTGGAGCGGCCTCTGGGCGGACCGCACCACCGAGTCGGTCTACGCCCGCCTGGCCGTCGACGGCGGCCATGCCACCCACGAGGACCTGGCGTCCCTCGCCGGCGCATGGCGCACCTGGGGCGAGGAGGACGACGCCTGGTTCATGGTGCCGCACGGCGAGATCCTGTGCCGGGTCTGA
- a CDS encoding DUF5107 domain-containing protein, which yields MTTVRRAVLTLPAAPLGPDNPLPALHLLGGPGTPAVAEHERDGLPRDMARQLGHAPLRTVLPARVRDGYGRERTPTEIDALVIENDLLRVTVLPGLGGRVHSMVHKPTGRELLYRNPVFQPAAFALNGAWFSGGIEWNVGARGHGILSCAPLHAAVVPAPDGGTMLRLWEWERLRDLPFQVDLWLPDGAGHLCVGVRIRNPHERAVPCSWWSNTAVPEDRRILAPADTAWQSGYAHAPAPAQAPAPAHADTRAPAGTPAHAPAPAHADTRAPVDGPERAHLSAPVAPSAPALRRVPVPRTEDGVDRTYPLESTHAADYFYALPDGQRRWIAALDADGSGLVQTSTDRLLGRKLFLWGTGRGGRRWQEWLTEPGTPGYAEIQAGLARTQLEHPTLEAGEEISWLEVYAPLTADQAAVHGTDWAAARAAVEDALERALPRAEVDTAYERWRAAADTEPGPPLATGSGWGALEVLRGGHDVPGTPFDPALIGEEQRPWATLLSTGALPHPGPEPGAAPWPTPVSDAWRDMLETAPADPVTEYHLGVAQWAAGDLAQAVRSWERGLKNAAERWPLLYCLAVADREGGHPGRAAERYEEAFDDQEGGDPVVTAALGRETVTALLDAGRPARARAVLSRLPADVLARGAFRFLEVRLLLAEGRRAEARAVFDTGFEVADLREGAEELGELWARLTDGHTDEPLPDAYEFRMRPH from the coding sequence ATGACGACCGTACGACGTGCCGTACTCACCCTGCCCGCGGCGCCGTTGGGCCCGGACAACCCCCTGCCCGCCCTGCACCTCCTCGGCGGCCCCGGAACCCCCGCGGTCGCCGAGCACGAGCGGGACGGACTGCCCCGCGACATGGCCCGGCAGCTCGGTCACGCCCCGCTGCGGACCGTGTTGCCCGCCCGGGTCCGCGACGGCTACGGACGCGAGCGCACCCCGACCGAAATCGACGCCCTCGTGATCGAGAACGACCTGCTGCGCGTCACCGTGCTGCCGGGCCTCGGCGGGCGTGTCCACTCCATGGTCCACAAGCCGACGGGCCGTGAACTCCTCTACCGCAACCCCGTGTTCCAGCCCGCCGCCTTCGCCCTCAACGGCGCCTGGTTCTCCGGGGGCATCGAGTGGAACGTCGGAGCCCGCGGCCACGGCATCCTGTCCTGCGCCCCGCTGCACGCGGCGGTCGTCCCCGCGCCCGACGGCGGCACGATGCTCCGGCTCTGGGAGTGGGAGCGGCTCCGCGACCTGCCGTTCCAGGTCGACCTGTGGCTGCCGGACGGCGCCGGACACCTGTGCGTCGGGGTACGGATCCGCAACCCGCACGAGCGGGCCGTGCCCTGCTCGTGGTGGTCCAACACCGCCGTCCCCGAGGACCGCCGGATCCTCGCCCCGGCCGACACCGCGTGGCAGTCCGGTTACGCGCACGCCCCCGCCCCGGCGCAGGCCCCCGCCCCGGCGCACGCCGACACCCGGGCGCCTGCCGGCACCCCGGCGCACGCCCCCGCTCCGGCCCACGCCGACACCCGGGCGCCTGTCGACGGCCCTGAGCGCGCCCACCTTTCCGCGCCCGTCGCCCCTTCCGCGCCCGCCCTGCGCCGGGTGCCGGTGCCCCGTACCGAAGACGGCGTCGACCGCACGTACCCCCTGGAGAGCACCCACGCCGCCGACTACTTCTACGCGCTGCCGGACGGGCAGCGGCGCTGGATCGCGGCCCTCGACGCCGACGGAAGCGGCCTCGTGCAGACCTCCACGGACCGGCTGCTCGGGCGCAAGCTGTTCCTGTGGGGGACGGGCCGCGGCGGCCGGCGCTGGCAGGAGTGGCTCACCGAGCCCGGCACCCCCGGGTACGCCGAGATCCAGGCCGGACTCGCCCGCACCCAGCTGGAACACCCCACCCTGGAGGCGGGGGAGGAGATCTCCTGGCTGGAGGTGTACGCGCCGCTGACCGCCGACCAGGCCGCCGTCCACGGCACCGACTGGGCGGCGGCCCGCGCGGCCGTCGAGGACGCACTCGAACGGGCGCTGCCGCGCGCCGAGGTCGACACGGCGTACGAGCGGTGGCGCGCCGCCGCCGACACCGAACCGGGCCCGCCGCTGGCCACCGGGTCCGGCTGGGGAGCGCTCGAAGTACTGCGCGGGGGCCACGACGTGCCGGGCACGCCCTTCGACCCGGCCCTCATCGGCGAGGAACAGCGGCCGTGGGCCACGCTGCTGAGCACCGGCGCCCTCCCGCACCCCGGCCCGGAGCCCGGGGCAGCGCCCTGGCCGACCCCGGTGTCCGACGCCTGGCGGGACATGCTGGAGACCGCCCCGGCCGACCCCGTCACCGAGTACCACCTGGGCGTCGCCCAGTGGGCGGCCGGCGATCTGGCGCAGGCGGTACGCAGCTGGGAGCGCGGCCTGAAGAACGCGGCCGAGCGCTGGCCGCTGCTCTACTGCCTGGCCGTGGCCGACCGCGAGGGCGGCCACCCCGGGCGGGCGGCCGAGCGGTACGAGGAGGCTTTCGACGACCAGGAGGGCGGCGACCCGGTCGTCACCGCCGCCCTCGGCCGCGAGACGGTCACCGCCCTCCTCGACGCGGGCCGCCCCGCCCGCGCCCGGGCCGTCCTGTCCCGCCTCCCGGCCGACGTCCTGGCCCGGGGAGCCTTCCGATTCCTGGAGGTCCGGCTGCTCCTCGCGGAGGGCCGCAGGGCCGAGGCCCGCGCCGTCTTCGACACGGGCTTCGAGGTCGCGGACCTCCGCGAGGGCGCCGAGGAGCTGGGCGAGCTGTGGGCCCGGCTCACTGACGGACACACCGACGAACCGCTCCCGGACGCCTACGAGTTCCGGATGCGTCCCCACTGA
- a CDS encoding DUF6204 family protein encodes MSEQHTYRVIVRGTFDGLSQESRSRLLAEVDAHGLSAMQFTEEGSLAYDRTLKHFSYRLVVVSDAADGEDMAAAIAEDRVETALKELGHGFGGLKSTVTDMDTMKINYKR; translated from the coding sequence ATGAGCGAGCAGCACACCTACCGGGTGATCGTCCGGGGCACGTTCGACGGACTGTCACAGGAGAGCCGAAGCCGGTTGCTCGCGGAGGTGGACGCGCACGGCCTGTCGGCGATGCAGTTCACGGAGGAGGGCTCGCTCGCCTACGACCGGACGCTGAAGCACTTCTCGTACCGCCTGGTCGTCGTCTCCGACGCGGCGGACGGCGAGGACATGGCGGCGGCGATCGCGGAGGACCGGGTGGAGACGGCGCTGAAGGAGCTCGGCCACGGCTTCGGCGGACTGAAGTCCACGGTCACCGACATGGACACCATGAAGATCAACTACAAGCGGTGA
- a CDS encoding GNAT family protein, giving the protein MSDDLGPYLAAGPRVGLRPFRLDDGEEFTARARESRALHEPWLFPPRTSEAYAAYARQLLDDPARAGFLVCERDSGGIAGFVNINNIVRGAFLSGALGYGAFAHAAGRGLLSEGLGLVLAYAFGPLGLHRLEANIQPLNTASRALVRRAGFRLEGFSPAMLFIDGAWRDHERWATTADQRPDARPGPSRA; this is encoded by the coding sequence ATGTCCGACGATCTTGGTCCGTACCTCGCCGCGGGGCCGCGGGTCGGCCTGCGGCCGTTCCGTCTTGACGACGGCGAGGAGTTCACCGCCCGGGCCCGCGAGAGCCGCGCGCTGCACGAGCCCTGGCTCTTCCCGCCGCGGACGTCCGAGGCGTACGCCGCCTACGCCCGGCAGCTCCTGGACGACCCGGCGAGGGCCGGGTTCCTCGTCTGCGAGCGCGACAGCGGCGGGATCGCCGGGTTCGTGAACATCAACAACATCGTCCGGGGCGCCTTCCTCTCGGGCGCGCTCGGCTACGGCGCCTTCGCGCACGCCGCCGGGCGCGGGCTGCTCTCGGAGGGCCTCGGGCTCGTCCTCGCGTACGCCTTCGGGCCGCTCGGACTGCACCGCCTGGAGGCCAACATCCAGCCCCTCAACACCGCTTCCCGCGCCCTGGTCCGCCGGGCCGGCTTCCGCCTCGAAGGGTTCTCGCCCGCGATGCTGTTCATCGACGGGGCGTGGCGGGACCACGAGCGCTGGGCGACGACCGCCGATCAGCGGCCGGACGCCCGGCCGGGCCCCTCGCGCGCGTAG
- a CDS encoding GntR family transcriptional regulator, which yields MAAGGQQRRPVVALYERIADAIHDGTYPPGSTLPSEPKLAGELGVSRPALREALLLLQEDGLLTVRRGVGRTVNAHPPRRGFEHVQALEELLGAGAPLRVRGLLRSVEEPTDFTTQHLLAPAGAELRFWESVLAGEAGPAALSHEWAADDGVLDRAHPAFAEALRTETAPERTSMLAVLTGASRGVPLAAHSAVTATLLGRRRGEQLGRSADTPAVLVTQVVRVDGTPVLAAKHMLPTGAPALPVLQTN from the coding sequence TTGGCAGCCGGCGGACAGCAGCGCCGACCCGTCGTGGCGCTCTACGAACGGATCGCGGACGCCATTCACGACGGCACCTACCCGCCGGGATCCACGCTGCCGTCGGAACCGAAGCTCGCGGGCGAACTGGGCGTGAGCCGCCCCGCGCTGCGCGAGGCGCTGCTGTTGCTCCAGGAGGACGGGCTGCTGACCGTGCGCCGAGGGGTGGGCCGCACGGTGAACGCGCACCCGCCGCGGCGCGGCTTCGAACACGTGCAGGCCCTGGAGGAGCTGCTCGGGGCCGGCGCACCCCTGCGGGTGCGGGGTCTGCTGCGGTCCGTCGAGGAGCCCACCGACTTCACCACCCAGCATCTGCTGGCCCCGGCCGGGGCCGAGCTGCGGTTCTGGGAGTCCGTGCTGGCCGGGGAGGCGGGGCCCGCCGCCCTGAGCCACGAGTGGGCCGCCGACGACGGGGTCCTGGACCGGGCCCACCCGGCCTTCGCCGAGGCGCTGCGCACCGAGACGGCACCGGAGCGCACCTCGATGCTGGCGGTGCTCACGGGGGCCTCGCGGGGCGTGCCGCTGGCCGCGCACAGTGCCGTGACGGCGACCTTGCTCGGGCGCCGCAGGGGTGAGCAGCTGGGCCGGTCGGCGGACACGCCCGCGGTGCTGGTCACCCAGGTGGTACGGGTCGACGGGACCCCCGTGCTCGCCGCGAAGCACATGCTGCCGACGGGTGCGCCCGCCCTGCCGGTCCTGCAGACGAACTGA
- a CDS encoding adenosine deaminase, protein MHLSDNPAAPAAAASSPAVADWIRRAPKAVLHDHLDGGLRPATIVELARACGYTGLPTEDPAELAVWFREAADSGSLERYLETFAHTCAVMQTREALTRIAAECAEDLAADGVVYAEIRYAPEQHLEGGLTLDEVVEAVNEGFREGERRTGGRITVRTLLTGMRHTDRSLEIARLTVAHRDNGVAGFDIAGGEIGNPPARHLAAFQHLKRENCHFTIHAGEAVGAESIHEAVQVCGTERIGHGVRITDDIAEDGTLGRLAAYVRDNRIALEVCPTSNLQTGAAKDYASHPIDELRRLGFRITLNTDNRLVSGTTMSEEFQHMVDAFGYGPEVFEEFTVAALEAAFLPLPERRRLIDELVRPGYAALAPLVAG, encoded by the coding sequence ATGCACTTGTCTGACAACCCTGCCGCCCCTGCTGCTGCCGCCTCCTCCCCCGCCGTCGCCGACTGGATCCGGCGGGCCCCCAAGGCCGTCCTCCACGACCACCTGGACGGCGGGCTGCGGCCCGCCACGATCGTGGAGCTCGCGCGGGCCTGCGGGTACACCGGGCTGCCCACCGAGGACCCGGCCGAGCTGGCCGTGTGGTTCCGGGAGGCCGCCGACTCCGGTTCGCTGGAGCGGTATCTGGAGACCTTCGCCCACACCTGTGCGGTGATGCAGACCCGCGAGGCGCTCACGCGGATCGCGGCCGAGTGCGCCGAGGACCTGGCCGCCGACGGGGTCGTCTACGCCGAGATCCGCTACGCCCCCGAGCAGCACCTGGAGGGCGGACTCACCCTCGACGAGGTCGTCGAGGCCGTGAACGAGGGCTTCCGCGAGGGCGAGCGCCGCACCGGCGGCCGGATCACCGTCCGTACGCTGCTCACCGGCATGCGGCACACCGACCGCTCGCTGGAGATCGCGCGGCTGACGGTGGCCCACCGCGACAACGGCGTGGCGGGCTTCGACATCGCCGGCGGCGAGATCGGCAACCCGCCGGCCCGCCACTTGGCCGCCTTCCAGCACCTGAAGCGCGAGAACTGCCACTTCACGATCCACGCGGGCGAGGCCGTCGGCGCCGAGTCGATCCACGAGGCCGTGCAGGTCTGCGGCACCGAGCGGATCGGGCACGGCGTGCGGATCACCGACGACATCGCCGAGGACGGCACGCTGGGCCGGCTCGCCGCGTACGTGCGGGACAACCGCATCGCGCTGGAGGTCTGCCCGACGTCCAACCTGCAGACGGGCGCGGCGAAGGACTACGCCTCGCACCCCATCGACGAGCTGCGCCGCCTGGGCTTCCGGATCACCCTCAACACGGACAACCGGCTGGTCTCCGGCACCACCATGAGCGAGGAGTTCCAGCACATGGTGGACGCCTTCGGCTACGGCCCGGAGGTCTTCGAGGAGTTCACGGTCGCCGCCCTGGAGGCCGCCTTCCTGCCGCTGCCGGAGCGCCGCCGCCTGATCGACGAGCTGGTCCGCCCGGGTTACGCGGCCCTCGCGCCCCTCGTCGCCGGCTAG
- a CDS encoding CPCC family cysteine-rich protein, producing MVAMVSDETPTSPANRGPSDLIACPCCFQRTLEERANFEICPECGWEDDGQDDVDAHIVRGGPNGRLSLAQARLDYLEEAAEGIDESMTRGGEGLWLSEARRQVPDVAD from the coding sequence ATGGTGGCCATGGTCTCTGATGAAACACCTACCAGTCCCGCGAATCGCGGCCCGAGCGACCTCATCGCGTGCCCCTGCTGCTTCCAGCGAACGTTGGAGGAACGGGCAAACTTCGAGATCTGTCCAGAGTGCGGCTGGGAGGACGACGGGCAGGACGACGTGGACGCTCACATCGTCCGGGGCGGTCCCAACGGCCGGCTGAGCCTGGCGCAGGCCCGGTTGGACTACCTGGAGGAAGCGGCCGAGGGAATCGATGAGTCCATGACGCGCGGTGGTGAAGGGCTGTGGTTGTCGGAAGCACGGCGCCAGGTTCCGGACGTGGCTGATTAG
- a CDS encoding CocE/NonD family hydrolase produces the protein MEVPVSPALPALPGSRKLLALTAGAVLAAPLAFTAPAARAADTATDGATSTYTVTPLRFTVQAGGRTCAVDADLYRPDGVDAAHPAPAVLATNGFGGSKNDGSTDAIGKAVAARGYVGLVYSGLGFGRSGCLISLDDPRIDGQAAARLLDFLAGTRAADDGTRVDFVTKDGADDPRAGMIGGSYGGAIQLATAATDPRLDALVPLITWNDLAYSLAPNSADRDTPGVFKWQWANGFYLMGEGQPLLVPSLDPSRVNSLACLHFVTDACDTVRLLNSGSYPQADTDKMLAFARSVSPVSYLDRVKAPTLLVQGQADSLFNLNEAQDTYDKLQRQGVETKMIWQSWGHSGGQKPGELDLGSGDLESSYVGRRVLAWFQRHLRGDRTVDTGAEFAYHRDWQSGYGTAPTVPALSQRLYLSGDGKLVDNRAKVARGSRSYANWLVPTSHSESSLAGLIGLPDPAPYDVAGTHLGWTSAPLTAPADLVGAPRATLKVVSPRTERVQHSGDAADKLVLFAKLYDVAPDGTKTLVNRLVAPVRVPDVTRPFTVELPGIVHRYETGHRLEFVIAASDTAYSGNRGIKPVTVVSAPEDTGTLELPLVRGRVG, from the coding sequence GTGGAGGTTCCCGTGTCCCCAGCCCTGCCCGCCCTGCCCGGATCCCGCAAGCTCCTCGCGCTCACGGCCGGGGCCGTGCTGGCCGCGCCGCTCGCCTTCACCGCGCCTGCCGCCCGGGCCGCCGACACCGCCACGGACGGCGCCACCAGCACGTACACCGTCACCCCGCTGCGCTTCACCGTCCAGGCGGGCGGCCGTACCTGCGCCGTCGACGCCGACCTCTACCGCCCCGACGGCGTCGACGCCGCGCACCCCGCGCCCGCCGTCCTCGCCACCAACGGCTTCGGCGGCAGCAAGAACGACGGCTCCACCGACGCCATCGGCAAGGCCGTCGCCGCCCGCGGCTACGTCGGACTCGTCTACTCCGGCCTCGGCTTCGGCAGGAGCGGATGCCTCATCTCCCTCGACGACCCGCGCATCGACGGCCAGGCCGCCGCCCGGCTCCTCGACTTCCTCGCCGGCACCCGCGCCGCCGACGACGGCACCCGCGTCGACTTCGTCACCAAGGACGGCGCGGACGACCCCCGGGCCGGCATGATCGGCGGCTCCTACGGAGGCGCGATCCAGCTCGCCACCGCCGCCACCGACCCCCGCCTCGACGCCCTCGTCCCGCTCATCACCTGGAACGACCTCGCCTACTCCCTCGCCCCCAACAGCGCCGACCGGGACACCCCCGGCGTCTTCAAATGGCAGTGGGCCAACGGTTTCTACCTCATGGGCGAGGGCCAGCCCCTGCTCGTGCCCTCCCTCGACCCCAGCCGCGTCAACTCCCTCGCCTGCCTCCACTTCGTCACCGACGCCTGCGACACCGTCCGCCTGCTCAACTCCGGCAGCTACCCGCAGGCCGACACGGACAAGATGCTCGCCTTCGCCCGCAGCGTCTCCCCGGTCTCCTACCTCGACCGCGTCAAGGCCCCCACCCTCCTCGTCCAGGGCCAGGCCGACAGCCTGTTCAACCTCAACGAGGCACAGGACACCTACGACAAGCTCCAGCGCCAAGGCGTCGAGACCAAGATGATCTGGCAGTCCTGGGGCCACAGCGGCGGGCAGAAGCCCGGCGAACTCGACCTCGGCTCGGGCGACCTGGAGAGCAGCTACGTCGGGCGGCGCGTCCTCGCCTGGTTCCAGCGTCACCTGCGCGGCGACCGCACGGTCGACACCGGCGCCGAGTTCGCCTACCACCGCGACTGGCAGAGCGGCTACGGCACCGCCCCGACCGTGCCCGCCCTCAGTCAGAGGCTCTACCTCTCCGGCGACGGCAAACTCGTGGACAACCGCGCCAAGGTCGCCCGGGGCTCCCGCTCGTACGCCAACTGGCTGGTACCCACCAGCCACTCCGAGTCCTCGTTGGCCGGCCTGATCGGACTGCCCGACCCCGCGCCGTACGACGTCGCCGGCACCCACCTCGGCTGGACCTCCGCCCCGCTCACCGCCCCCGCCGACCTCGTCGGCGCGCCCCGCGCCACCCTGAAGGTGGTCTCCCCGCGCACCGAACGCGTCCAGCACTCCGGCGACGCCGCCGACAAGCTGGTCCTCTTCGCCAAGCTGTACGACGTGGCTCCCGACGGCACGAAGACCCTCGTCAACCGGCTCGTCGCGCCCGTCCGCGTACCGGACGTCACCCGCCCCTTCACCGTCGAACTCCCCGGCATCGTCCACCGCTACGAAACCGGCCACCGCCTGGAGTTCGTGATCGCGGCCAGTGACACCGCCTACTCCGGGAACCGGGGCATCAAACCGGTGACCGTCGTCAGCGCCCCCGAGGACACCGGGACACTGGAACTGCCCCTCGTCCGGGGACGGGTCGGCTAA
- a CDS encoding LD-carboxypeptidase, giving the protein MTTLPVRPRRLRPGDRVAVVAPSGPVPEERLRAGLDILRAWGLDPVVAPHVLDAHPALGHLAGRDEDRARDLTEAWCDPDVAAVFCARGGYGAQRMVDLLDWTAIRAAGPKVLVGYSDITALHEAFAVRLGLATLHGPMIAAGAFLKDARTQESLRATLFEPESVQTLAPETARTLVPGRARGTTLGGCVSLLAADLGTPHARPSARGGLLLLEDVGEEPYRLDRILTQLLRSGWLDGVAGIGLGSWEECGPYEEVRAVLADRLGGLGVPVVEEMGFGHHESAPTVPFGTPAVLDAEAGTLTLDVPALS; this is encoded by the coding sequence ATGACCACGCTGCCCGTGCGGCCCCGCAGGCTGCGCCCCGGTGACCGGGTGGCCGTCGTCGCGCCCAGCGGCCCCGTCCCCGAGGAGCGGCTGCGGGCCGGACTCGACATCCTGCGCGCCTGGGGCCTCGACCCGGTCGTGGCGCCCCACGTCCTCGACGCCCACCCCGCCCTCGGTCACCTGGCCGGCAGGGACGAGGACCGCGCCCGCGACCTGACCGAGGCGTGGTGCGACCCGGACGTCGCGGCGGTGTTCTGCGCCCGCGGCGGCTACGGCGCCCAGCGCATGGTCGACCTGCTCGACTGGACGGCGATACGGGCCGCGGGACCCAAGGTGCTCGTCGGATACAGCGACATCACCGCCCTCCACGAGGCGTTCGCCGTCCGCCTCGGCCTCGCCACCCTGCACGGCCCGATGATCGCCGCCGGAGCCTTCCTCAAGGACGCCCGCACCCAGGAGTCCCTGCGCGCCACCCTCTTCGAGCCGGAGTCGGTACAGACCCTCGCCCCGGAGACGGCCCGGACGCTGGTCCCGGGCCGGGCGCGCGGCACCACCCTCGGCGGCTGCGTCAGCCTCCTGGCCGCCGACCTCGGCACCCCGCACGCCCGGCCCTCCGCCCGGGGCGGGCTGCTGCTCCTGGAGGACGTGGGGGAGGAGCCGTACCGCCTCGACCGGATCCTCACCCAACTGCTGCGCTCCGGCTGGCTGGACGGCGTCGCCGGGATCGGCCTCGGCTCCTGGGAGGAGTGCGGCCCGTACGAGGAGGTCCGCGCCGTCCTCGCCGACCGGCTCGGCGGGCTCGGCGTGCCGGTCGTGGAGGAGATGGGCTTCGGGCACCACGAGAGCGCGCCGACCGTGCCGTTCGGGACACCGGCGGTCCTGGACGCGGAGGCGGGGACGCTCACCCTCGACGTACCGGCCCTGAGCTGA
- a CDS encoding prolyl oligopeptidase family serine peptidase — MTPTAAYGSWPSPIGAALTAAHDGRPEYLGVVGDEVWWTAPRPAEGGRRALVRLRPDGTEESVLPSPWNVRSRVIEYGGRPWAGTVRADGSTFLVFCHLPDQRLYAYEPDAPDGAGPRPLTPVSTTGDGLRWADPVLRPERGEVWCVLEESTGPAPSDVRRVIAAVPLDGSAAEDRSRVRELSDGRHRFVTGPRLSPDGRRAAWIAWDHPRMPWDGTEVLLADVTEDGRLAGPRTVAGGPEESVPQVGWTPDGRLLHLSDRTGWWNLYRGAEDGEPVALCPRPEEFGGALWRIGLTWFQPLDNGLVAVVHGKGATALGILDPETGELVDAAGPWTEWAATLAVHGTRVVGVAASPRSAYEVVELDTRTGRTRVIGSPHRDPVDPAYYPEPQIRTFTGPDDREIHAHVYPPHNPDRAAPGGHLPPYVIWAHGGPTGHAPLVLDLEIAYFTSRGIGVAEVNYGGSTGYGRDYRERLREQWGVVDVEDCAAVARALADEGTADPARLAIRGGSAGGWTAAASLVHTDLYACGTIIYPILDPAAWADGETHDFESQYPRSLIGPLDEVPARYRERSPLEHVDRISAPFLLLQGLDDVICPPAQAERFLAKTAGRGVPHAYLAFEGEGHGFRRADTVKRALEAELALYVRTFGLDRFDVPALEMRK, encoded by the coding sequence ATGACACCCACGGCCGCCTACGGCAGCTGGCCGTCACCGATCGGCGCCGCGCTCACCGCCGCACACGACGGGCGACCCGAATACCTCGGCGTCGTCGGCGACGAGGTGTGGTGGACCGCCCCGCGCCCCGCCGAGGGCGGCCGGCGCGCCCTGGTGCGCCTCCGCCCCGACGGTACGGAGGAATCCGTGCTGCCCTCGCCGTGGAACGTGCGCAGCCGGGTCATCGAGTACGGCGGCCGGCCCTGGGCCGGCACGGTGCGGGCGGACGGCTCGACGTTCCTCGTCTTCTGCCACCTCCCCGACCAGCGGCTCTACGCCTACGAGCCCGACGCCCCCGACGGCGCGGGGCCCCGGCCGCTCACCCCCGTCTCCACCACCGGCGACGGACTGCGCTGGGCCGACCCGGTGCTCCGCCCCGAGCGGGGCGAGGTCTGGTGCGTCCTGGAGGAGTCCACCGGACCGGCGCCCAGCGACGTGCGCCGGGTGATCGCGGCCGTGCCCCTGGACGGCTCCGCCGCCGAGGACCGCTCCCGGGTGCGCGAACTCTCCGACGGACGCCACCGCTTCGTCACCGGCCCCCGGCTCTCGCCCGACGGACGGCGCGCCGCCTGGATCGCCTGGGACCACCCCCGCATGCCCTGGGACGGCACCGAGGTCCTGCTCGCCGACGTCACCGAGGACGGCCGTCTCGCCGGCCCCCGCACCGTCGCCGGCGGCCCCGAGGAGTCGGTGCCGCAGGTCGGCTGGACCCCCGACGGCCGACTGCTCCACCTCAGCGACCGCACCGGCTGGTGGAACCTCTACCGCGGCGCCGAGGACGGCGAGCCGGTCGCGCTCTGTCCGCGCCCCGAGGAGTTCGGCGGAGCGCTCTGGCGGATCGGCCTCACCTGGTTCCAGCCGCTCGACAACGGACTGGTCGCCGTCGTCCACGGCAAGGGCGCCACCGCCCTCGGGATACTCGACCCCGAGACCGGCGAGCTGGTCGACGCCGCCGGCCCGTGGACCGAGTGGGCCGCCACCCTCGCCGTCCACGGCACCCGCGTCGTCGGTGTCGCCGCCAGCCCCCGCAGTGCCTACGAGGTCGTGGAGCTGGACACCCGCACCGGCCGCACCCGGGTCATCGGCTCCCCGCACCGGGACCCGGTCGACCCCGCGTACTACCCCGAACCCCAGATCCGCACCTTCACCGGGCCCGACGACCGTGAGATCCACGCCCACGTCTACCCGCCGCACAACCCCGACCGCGCCGCTCCCGGCGGACACCTCCCGCCCTACGTGATCTGGGCGCACGGCGGCCCCACCGGGCACGCCCCGCTCGTGCTCGACCTGGAGATCGCCTACTTCACCTCCCGGGGCATCGGCGTCGCCGAGGTCAACTACGGCGGCTCCACGGGCTACGGCCGCGACTACCGCGAGCGGCTGCGCGAACAGTGGGGCGTCGTCGACGTCGAGGACTGCGCCGCCGTCGCCCGTGCCCTCGCCGACGAGGGCACGGCCGACCCGGCCCGCCTCGCCATCCGCGGCGGCAGCGCCGGCGGCTGGACCGCAGCCGCCTCCCTCGTCCACACCGACCTCTACGCCTGCGGCACGATCATCTACCCCATCCTGGACCCGGCCGCCTGGGCCGACGGCGAGACCCACGACTTCGAGTCGCAGTACCCGCGCTCGCTGATCGGCCCGCTCGACGAGGTGCCCGCCCGCTACCGGGAACGCTCCCCGCTGGAGCACGTCGACCGGATCTCCGCGCCCTTCCTGCTGCTCCAGGGCCTCGACGACGTGATCTGCCCGCCCGCCCAGGCCGAGAGGTTCCTCGCCAAGACGGCCGGCCGGGGCGTCCCGCACGCCTACCTCGCCTTCGAGGGGGAGGGGCACGGCTTCCGCAGGGCCGACACGGTGAAGCGCGCCCTCGAAGCGGAACTCGCCCTGTACGTCAGGACCTTCGGACTCGACCGGTTCGACGTGCCCGCCCTGGAGATGAGGAAATGA